The sequence TCTTTCGAATAAGTTTTGCATCCGAGTACTTTTCTCCCAAGGCAAAGGCTTCGTTTGCAATATCACATAGTTTTGTATTGAACTCGTTGATTGTTTCATCTTTTTCCATCTTCAGATCTTCAAATTTGGTGGAGAGAATTTGCAGCTTTGAGATTTTAACAGCATCAGTTCCTTCATAAGCTGTCTCCAAGATATTCCAAGCATCCCTGGTACATTCACAAGTGGATATtagttttaaatgatttaaatcaaCCGTAATAAAAATAGCATTAAGAGCTTTGACGTTTGCGATTCCCAGTCGCTATTCCTCGGTGgtccattttttttctttcttcggtGTGGTTTCTTTTTCTTTACTATCTTTGTCCATCGGAGGCTTCCATCCAATCACAATCGATCTCCAGGCCTTTTCATCGATAGATTTAACAAATGCTCTCATCCTGGCTTACCAATATGGATAGTTAGTACCGTCCAGGGGTGGGGGTTTGATCATTGATCCACCTTCTCTTCCAAAATCCATATCTGCAAATGAGATAAATAAAATCAGGATCTCACTAAGTAGTAAAACAGTGAACCTCTCTGATGCAAATTAAAACCCGTGTTTTAATTTGCAATTTATGTATCTTTTAAATTAGCGTTATTTCTATGATATGTAAGCAGcggaataaaaaataaagacaCAGAATTTTAACGTAGTTCGATCGAAAGACCTACATCTATGGGCCACGCCCAGATATCAAATGAATTCACTAAAATTGAATATTTTACAATCACGTAAGGacttattcaataacaaaaagtCTACCTCTTTTTATGACGCCTCTATGACAAACACTTTCAGCAGATCCACTTGGTGAGCACCACTCGTCTTTCATTCCGCTCTCTTCGAACTTCTTTCGATGCGGCGGATTGTTCTCTCCCTAGAACGTCACCTTCATCTCCCGAGGAGTGTATCAAAGTCTTCAATTGTAAGCATGTATCATGATAAAACTTGAACCCTCAATACAGAATGTATTTTCGTGATATTTTTCTCAACTTGTCTCAGTGGATGTCGGAACACTTAGTAGAACACAATGTATTTTTTTCTCTAGAATACGTCCCACCATCTGCAGTATTTCTCATAATAATATAGGCTTTCAAGCCCCTGAGATATTACAAACACAAAATCTAAGCAATTTTATCAATTATCAACATATCATTATCATATATagagtttaaaaaatttgtccAACGAACCTAGACATGTTCTCAATATTTATTCATTTGCCTCATCAACTCTTCATTAAGATATGAGATATGAGATATGATAGTCAAAACAAACCTTATCAAATCTAAAGATATAAAAGATCAAATATCATAGAATTTCCATATGCCAAAATAATCAAAACAAGccaattaaaagttacttttaaCAACGAGTAGCAGCGAGACAGCCCTCCAACACAGCATACCTTGCTACTCTTGCTCTAAAACACCACTTAGCAAGTTTCTGCATGCCTATTCTCACACACGatacaaaaagaaaaaaaaagttcaaCTTGGTATAATTATCCATACCAAGAAATATAAATCATATGTTTCTGCATTGAGAATGgatttcttcctcctcctcctATTACCTGTCTCATTAATCTTCCTTGATCACTATCTCTTGAAACACTTGAAGTACCCCGCGAAAACTTTTCGCTCTCTCCAGGTCCTCGAGGCCTTCCTGTACTCGGAAACTTGCACCAATTCGACAGCCTGAATCCTCATTTATACTTGCATGAACTTGCAAATAAGTGTGGTTCGCTCATGTCGATGAAATTCGGCAGTGTACCCGCAATTGTTATTTCTTCTGCAGAGATGGCCAAACTAGCCTTCAAAACCAACGACCTCGCTCTTTAGCATATCAGCTACCAGATGTTATCTTACAAAGGCTTGGATATCACATTCTCTTTGTATAATGAACGATGgagagaaatgagaaaaatatgTCTCCTCCATCTCTTTAGTTTAAAACAGGTCAATTCCTTCCGTCCCATCCGCGAAGGGGAGGTTTCTTGCATGATAAAAAAGATATCTGCACAATCCAGTTCAGGTCAGATTATAAACCTTAGTGACACTGTAATGTTTTTATCCAGCAGCATTATCAACCTTAGTGACACTGTAATGTTTTTATCCAGCAGCATTATCTGCAGGGTCGCGGTTGGGAAAAGGTACGAAGAATCAAGAAACGGGAAATCAAGATTCGATGAACTGCTCAAGGAAGCTCAAGAATTGGGAGCTGGATTATTTGTTGGAGACTACTTTACCACACTAGGTTGGATTGACAAGCTATCTGGGATGATTTCAAGGATCGAGAAGATTTGTAAGGACTTGGATCAATTCTATCAAAAACTAATTGATGATCATTTGAATATGAACCGGCCGGACTCGATGAATGGTGACATTCTTGATCTATTGATGAGTTTGAGAGACTAGGAATCCGGTTCGTTGAGGTTTGATTGGGACAACATCAAGGCAGTTCTCATGGTAAGAATCAATTAACCAAATCTTTTTTTCTcagaaaaaattgaaattgtTAAGAGCTAGATAAAACAGAGATCATTTAATGTCTCTTAACATTTCCTCTTTTAATGTCATCGACGTTTACTTGAACATATTCATAGCTGGAACAGACACAAGTGCATTCGTGATAACATGGGCGATGACAGCTCTAATTAAAGCTCCCACCGCCATGAAGAAAGCACATGTAGAAGTTCGAAACTTGGTAGGAAACAGAGGCGCGGTGAACGATGATGACATCCAAAACCTTCCTTACCTAAAAGCATTGATCAAAGAAACTATGAGACTGTTCCCACCAGCTCCCCTCCTAGTACCAAGAGATACCATAGAAAAATGTACTTTAAATGGTTTCGAAATTCAGTCGGAAACCACAGTTTTTGTGAATGTGTGGGCGATTGGAAGAGACCCCGAGTATTGGGAAAATGCAAGTGAGTTCTTGCCAGAAATATTTTTGGACAGCGGTATCGATTACAGAGGGCAAGATTTCGGGCTGATTCTGTTCGGCTCGGGTAGGAGAGGATGCCCCGGTATTCCTTTAGGGGTTGCCAACAGTGGAATTGTCACTTGCCAATCTTGTTTACTCCTATGATTGGAAATTATTGCCTGATGGAATGAAAGATGATGATGTCGATACAGATGTGTTGCCTGGAATTGCCATGCACAAGAAAAATGCTCTTCGCCTTGTGGCCAAAAGCTACATTTGAACTGTTTGCTCGGCAATGGATTTGAATTTCCGAGGATCATCTATGTTAAAGTTGAGTCAAATAACATTTTTGGATGTTCCCAAACCAGCTTGATAAAAAACGCTTGGTTGCAATATATTAAGGAGGTAAACGAAACGAGTCGGGTTCTCGAGCTTTACGAGTtgactcgataaatatttgatttgtaatcgaacttatCGAACTCGCGCCGAACTCAAACATGTTCGAACATTTTTTCGAGCCGAAGTCGATCCAAAAATTTTTTGCTCGATAGTTCACGACCGTTTGCAAACCTCAATACttcattaatataatataatgatataataaatatatatttattttgaatcTTTCGGATATTTCGAGCTTTCAAACGAAGTTCGATATAAATAATAGTTTGAATAATTCACAAACAAGTAcgaatattttgaataaaactcgagccaaaatatttaaaattttcgaatcGAGTTTGAACTCGATGATATTTAATTCAATCCGAACTCAAGCATTAATATTTTACAATTATTTGACTCGATTCAATTCGTTTGCACCCTTAGTTGCTACATCGTCATGAAAATAATCTCTCGTGCAGCAAgttgaaaagaattttttttaagttaaaaaaaaaaagataagaaTTTTTTTGCaatgaaccaaaaaaaaaaaaaaaaaaaaaaaacccatgaTAAAAGTAGAAagtcaacaaaaaaaattataaagcaGCACCCACATCCCCAACGTGGTTTCTTGTCAATATTGAACCAACCACAGGAACTTTA comes from Henckelia pumila isolate YLH828 chromosome 4, ASM3356847v2, whole genome shotgun sequence and encodes:
- the LOC140860459 gene encoding 6,7,8-trihydroxycoumarin synthase-like produces the protein MLSYKGLDITFSLYNERWREMRKICLLHLFSLKQVNSFRPIREGEVSCMIKKISAQSSSGQIINLSDTVMFLSSSIINLSDTVMFLSSSIICRVAVGKRYEESRNGKSRFDELLKEAQELGAGLFVGDYFTTLGWIDKLSGMISRIEKICKDLDQFYQKLIDDHLNMNRPDSMNGDILDLLMSLRD
- the LOC140860460 gene encoding cytochrome P450 71A1-like, with protein sequence MSLNISSFNVIDVYLNIFIAGTDTSAFVITWAMTALIKAPTAMKKAHVEVRNLVGNRGAVNDDDIQNLPYLKALIKETMRLFPPAPLLVPRDTIEKCTLNGFEIQSETTVFVNVWAIGRDPEYWENASEFLPEIFLDSGIDYRGQDFGLILFGSGRRGCPDVLPGIAMHKKNALRLVAKSYI